Genomic DNA from Segatella copri:
CAATAGTGGCTTAAATGCTAATAGCACTACCTTTGAATGCTGTTAAATATGGTAATGTTCAAAGTCACAATTTGTGATTTTGGAAAAATGAATATAGAATATGAAAGCTATAAATTTTGTTACTGAAATATCTAAAATCAAGCCGAATAAATTAGAGATAAAGAAAAATACTGATTTTTCGGATGAATTTATAGATGCTTATATTAATGATTTGCAAATTGTAAAAAAGAGCACTAATGTAAGTATCTCTGCAGATAATGCCATAATTGATTTAATATTTAATTATGATTTGACGAATTTAAGAATATTAACTGTATCCTTTAATAAAGATACAGATACATTAGAAGACGATAAGTATATTTATGTAGGATGGGCAGAAGCCTTTCCTTTTGCCATATTGAAGGAAACAGGTGAAATTGTTGAACTTGACTGGGAAGACCCAACCTATATTATAAGCTATATGGCTAAAGATCAAAGTTCATTCTTAGACATTTTAATAGAAATAGAAAAGTTGAACCAAAAGGATATTTTTGGCTCAATAACAGAAAAAGAAAAGAAAGAAAATCTCAAGCAAATTAGTATTATAGCAGGTGGAGATAAATATTCTTGGTTCCTATCAAATTATGATAATGAAGAAATATGAAAGTATCAACAAAACAAGGCTATAAACCGCCTTAAAATTCATCAGGGCTTATCAGAGGAATTTCCCTTGTATCTTTGAAAGTTTTTCCATATAAAATCCAAGCACTACGGGTTAGAGATGTTTTATCCAGACGAGGAGAAGATTACTTATTCTTATAACCTCGGTGGTCAGCTTGAGAAGGTGCATGGCTATAAATCTTACGGCTACGACTATGTGAGCAGGATTGGCTACGACAAGTTTGAGCAGCGCACATACTTGAAATATTGCAATGGTGCTGAGACCTTCTACACCTACGCCCCTCAGTGCCGTACAATGGCGAGGACAACAACGACTATGTGGACGGCGAGGTAGTGCAGCATATTGAGTATGTTCCTTTCGGGGAGGTGTTCGTTGAGGAGCGCAACAACATCTGGAATACACCTTATCTTTTCAATGCGAAGGAATTCTATGAGGAGACGGGATTGTATTACTATGGGGCGAGGTACCATGACCCGAGGGTAAGTTTGTGGATGAATGTAGATAGTACACTATCAAAAAGAAAAAATAAGAGGAATAAGATATGAAACAACAAAAAATATATTCTATAATAATAGGATTGGTTGCATACATTATTATATCACATATATTCCATGTGTTTTTTAGAGGTAAAACTGATATAGCACTAAGCTTATTGTATATTTATAATGATATGTTATATATTGTAGGTTATATCTTTACATTTATGGTCTATGGTAGTAATAAGTTTAATAGAATCTTGTTTGGTACATTAAGCATCGCATTTCTGTTGTTTTTTGTATATAATTGGTGGGGCGTTTCATCTATGCCTTATGAGAGATTCTTATATATAGGCTTAGGATTGCTTGTTTATATATGTGAGTACATGTATTTAAAAGCTATACAAAACGATTTATAAAATAATTTAAAATATGAATGATAATATAATCCTATATGCTATTTCTTTAATATGCATAATATTGCTACTAATAGAATGGATTTTTATTAGTCACAAAAAATGTTCAATAAATGCCATTGTGTTTGTTGGTTATTCATTTCCTTTGTACTACTTAATGATCTATAAAGGGGCTGGTGGAGCAGCGTTTACGTGGTGGTTCTATTTGGTATTATTTACATCTATCCATGTAATAATTTTATTGATTATATTTTTTAGTACTATTTTGAGGAGACGTGCAAATGAAAGAAAACAACGTTGTGACAAGTGAAACGAAGGATGCGCTTTCTTTTGGGGCACTCTCGCATACCGCTGTGTCATCTTCACATCCTTGTGACCGAGCATCTTGCAGATGGTCTCCATCGGCACACCTGTCTCCAGTGTAATGAGGCTGGCGAACGAGTGTCGTCACGAATGGTAAGAACAGGTAAGTCCGTTCTCTTTTCCACAAGCACATCGAAAGCCTTTTGGATGGAAAGCAACAACTGCTCGATGTCCTTGTTGGTCTCCACTGCTTCCTTGCTCTTGTTCTCCTTTGGCTGCTTTAGAGCTTTATGTTAATAAAACTACAATCACAGCAATAAAACTATTAATTTTACGTTCTTTTCAAAGAAAGGGGTTGTGCAATAGTGGCTTAAAGGCTAAAAGCACTACCTTTGAATGCTGTTAAATATGGTAATGTTCAAAGTCACAATTTGTGATCTCAAAAATAAAGATAGCAATATGGCAGATAATATAGAACATCAAGATAAAGGAGAACTGGTCGCAAATTGCGACCGGTTCAATAGTTTGAAGCACTCAACAGTTCGCTCATATGCTTTTACAGAACAGGGAGTGGCTATGCTCTCCACTGTTATTAGAAGTGAAACCGCAATTCGTATAAGCATACGTATTATGGATGCATTTGTTGCAATAAGACGTTTCATGGTGACAAATGCAGAAGTTTTCCAACGTCTTTCAACTATGAAGTACCATCAATTGGAAATGCAGCAACACTTGCAAGAATCCGACAAGCGTATAGAAGACCACTTCCTTTGTATAGACGATGATGTATATCACATAGGTGCATCCATTAAGGACTTAGGCAAAAAGTGGTTTGGTTTCTCCAAGATGGAGATACTTACACCAGAAGAATTGGTGGAAAGAATCAACAGGGGATAAGAAAAAATCAGAGTTTCTATTGAATATGGAAGAACTTTTCAGATATTATTTGAGTAATATTATTATTCTTCGTATCGGTACAGGCTTACGCTATCTATGGCTACGCTTTGTAAGGCATCGCAAGATTTCTTACCGAACCCTTTATGAAGGTAGTAAATCGAAGAAAACATCAGAATTGTCTAATTTTGAGAATGAAATGTCAAATCGGGCATGGGGATGTGGCTTTATTCTTTTTGTGATATTCTTAATTATATTTTTACGCAGATTTTTATAATAAACATACAGAAAAAAATGATTATGCAACAGACATTATTTATCGTAATACTTGCCGTTGTTATTGTTTTCGCTTTGGCGTACAGATGGAAGAAAAAGGCTGAGAACAAAATGGGCAACGATTTGAACGCTCTCATTGAAGCTAATGACTGGCGGGGAGTGTGTCGTATTTTACGCAAGCAACTGATTGTTTGGGGACTTGTGCTTGTGTTGTGTATTGGATTATTGGTGGCTCGAATAATGAGTGGCGGACAATTCTATACACCTATAATTGTTTGTGCTTTCTTGGCATGGAGATTCTTCAAGTTGGTAAACCTTTACATGATTTCGTACAAGAACATGAAAGTAGTGGAGGTAGAGAGTGAAGACAATATACCGCCTTTGCCTTCCATTGAGTGGCTTCTTCAAGGTTGTAAAGTTACCCATGTAGATGTACCTTCGCCAGAGATTAAGCAGTTGTGGCTTGATGCTTACGAGAGAGGCAAGCAAGAAGGCTTTAGCCCAGTTCTGTTGGCTGTAGACAGTTGTTTTTTCGACTCACTTGATGACAGTTCTGAATGTTATGATGAAACCAAGCGTCAGGAGTGGCAATCTAAAATGTTGGCATCAAACTTAAACGATGGAGCTTCTATCCTGCATGAAAGAATGGAACAGGTAAAGGAAGAATACAGCGATGCAGAATGGAAGAATGATATTG
This window encodes:
- a CDS encoding RHS repeat domain-containing protein; the encoded protein is MQHIEYVPFGEVFVEERNNIWNTPYLFNAKEFYEETGLYYYGARYHDPRVSLWMNVDSTLSKRKNKRNKI
- a CDS encoding ORF6N domain-containing protein, giving the protein MADNIEHQDKGELVANCDRFNSLKHSTVRSYAFTEQGVAMLSTVIRSETAIRISIRIMDAFVAIRRFMVTNAEVFQRLSTMKYHQLEMQQHLQESDKRIEDHFLCIDDDVYHIGASIKDLGKKWFGFSKMEILTPEELVERINRG
- a CDS encoding DUF4253 domain-containing protein is translated as MQQTLFIVILAVVIVFALAYRWKKKAENKMGNDLNALIEANDWRGVCRILRKQLIVWGLVLVLCIGLLVARIMSGGQFYTPIIVCAFLAWRFFKLVNLYMISYKNMKVVEVESEDNIPPLPSIEWLLQGCKVTHVDVPSPEIKQLWLDAYERGKQEGFSPVLLAVDSCFFDSLDDSSECYDETKRQEWQSKMLASNLNDGASILHERMEQVKEEYSDAEWKNDIVGTDEDIEPINDFEIEEGTDLYLVEVPVKEPWKVFAYVPFGDWNECPKAEEHMAIAKYWYEKYGACAAYISNDVVEYYLPSSVMGDTMPIAEEHLGYSADILQGNNLTSLSSQLKKSTVWCFWWD